In a single window of the Oscarella lobularis chromosome 2, ooOscLobu1.1, whole genome shotgun sequence genome:
- the LOC136183705 gene encoding uncharacterized protein: MTCCTGVWSTAVCEPSPSTRVFKTDCDGRTNCVFVTRTSTGPRWVKEITHPKSSCDKGLSGKPAPERTTIPTLEEAATRASHKGSRSRRGEQGLVGPRGPVRPVACYAGLPHSVTKATLNLPGNIRLTRSNLEIGPIQKSTTNKHIRFIVEGEGLGLHYSLHVRARCLPDPPSHLDEIGSVKDGYKSFSVFGDSLRRRRVHCLNINDTVTKCNRFVLTFIALALHRPGSPASLSLIPDGLYRACPRGTIDNP; this comes from the exons ATGACATGCTGTACAGGCGTGTGGAGTACGGCCGTCTGCGAGCCTAGTCCGA GCACGCGAGTTTTCAAAACAGATTGCGACGGACGAACTAATTGCGTCTTTGTCACCCGCACGAGTACGGGTCCGCGATGGGTGAAGGAAATCACTCATCCAAAGTCATCATGTGATAAGGGCCTGTCAGGCAAACCGGCGCCTGAACGAACGACTATACCGACTCTAGAAGAAGCGGCAACAAGAGCTAGTCACAAGGGTTCTCGGAGTCGTCGTGGTGAACAAGGACTAGTCGGGCCCCGAGGACCAGTCCGTCCAGTCGCATGTTATGCCGGACTACCACACAGTGTGACAAAAGCGACTCTCAATCTTCCGGGAAACATTCGGCTCACTCGTAGCAACTTGGAAATCGGGCCCATACAAAAGTCGACTACTAATAAGCACATTCGATTCATTGTCGAAGGAGAGGGGCTCGGTCTACACTACAGTCTTCACGTTCGAGCTCGCTGCCTGCCTGATCCGCCGAGTCACTTGGACGAAATCGGTAGCGTCAAAGACGGGTATAAGTCGTTTAGCGTATTCGGCGATtctctccgtcgccgtcgggTTCACTGTCTCAACATCAACGATACCGTGACCAAGTGCAATCGCTTTGTGCTGACGTTCATTGCTCTCGCCTTGCACCGACCTGGGTCCCCCGCTAGTCTTTCACTCATACCAGACGGTCTGTACCGCGCCTGTCCAC GAGGAACTATTGACAATCCGTGA
- the LOC136183703 gene encoding uncharacterized protein, whose protein sequence is MLAYTFLFVVFATPASSAGLPGPLGPRGPPNLSTTHCNFANGRMTYSSSGLAYQCNPGYIIPKPSFDNACRTGVWCSVVCEPSPSTRVFKTDCDGRTNCVIVTRTSTGPRWVKEITHPKSSCDKGQSGKPAPERTTIPTLEEAAERASHKGSRGRRGEQGLVGPRGPARPDACHAGLPHSVTKATLKLPGNIRVTRTHLEVGPIRKSSINKHIRFIVEGEGLGLHYSLHVRARCLPDPPSHLDEIGSVKEGFKSFRVSGDSLQRRRVHCLNIKDTVTKCSRFVLTFIGFALHRTGFPASLSLIPDGLYRECPRGTIDNP, encoded by the exons ATGCTCGCCTACACCTTCCTGTTCGTCGTATTTGCTACACCAGCGTCATCGGCGGGTTTGCCTGGGCCTCTTGGGCCTCGCGGCCCCCCCAATCTGTCTACGACCCACTGCAATTTTGCCAATGGGAGAATGACGTATTCGTCTTCTGGCCTTGCTTACCAATGCAACCCAGGCTACATAATTCCCAAACCTTCCTTCGACAATGCATGCCGTACAGGCGTGTGGTGTTCGGTCGTCTGCGAGCCTAGCCCAA GCACGCGAGTTTTCAAAACAGATTGCGACGGACGAACCAACTGCGTCATTGTCACGCGCACGAGTACGGGTCCGCGATGGGTGAAGGAAATCACTCATCCGAAGTCATCATGTGATAAGGGCCAGTCAGGCAAACCGGCACCTGAACGAACAACTATACCGACTCTAGAAGAAGCGGCAGAAAGAGCTAGTCACAAGGGTTCTCGGGGTCGTCGTGGTGAACAAGGACTAGTCGGGCCCCGAGGACCAGCCCGTCCAGACGCATGTCATGCCGGACTACCACACAGTGTGACAAAAGCGACTCTCAAACTTCCGGGAAACATTCGGGTCACTCGTACCCACTTGGAAGTCGGACCCATACGAAAATCGTCTATTAATAAGCACATTCGATTCATTGTCGAAGGAGAGGGGCTCGGTCTACACTACAGTCTTCACGTTCGAGCTCGCTGCCTGCCCGATCCGCCGAGTCACTTGGACGAAATTGGTAGCGTCAAAGAGGGGTTTAAGTCGTTTAGAGTATCTGGCGATTCTCTCCAACGTCGTCGGGTGCACTGTCTCAACATAAAAGATACCGTTACCAAGTGCAGTCGCTTTGTGCTGACGTTCATTGGCTTCGCCTTGCACCGAACTGGGTTCCCCGCTAGTCTTTCACTCATACCAGACGGTCTGTATCGCGAATGTCCAC GAGGAACTATTGACAATCCGTGA
- the LOC136183704 gene encoding uncharacterized protein isoform X3, giving the protein MDKIWRRFGLSKDKPAPSCLALRQFSGKYWIKPSTSPSPFKTYCRVGGWTLIMKIDGAKQTFSYNSSYWTSKTTFNEDFIEFDGNETKLASFWSLPFEELLLGMKTGSTLRWITVQKKAISLRSIILGNTFQSTEIGCEVWKSLVPDSSLQRYCNKEGFNVQFGNDDRVRIGISSNDQNDCNSNDSWLGFGGFSRNAPCGLPDSSDLITCGNSAGCSPDNGDKIIASIGYIFAR; this is encoded by the exons ATGGACAAAATATGGCGACGTTTCGGCTTGTCCAAAGACAAGCCGGCTCCTTCCTGCTTAGCTCTACGCCAATTCAGTGGCAAATATTGGATCAAACCTTCCACATCGCCTTCGCCATTCAAA ACGTACTGCAGAGTTGGGGGATGGACTCTGATTATGAAGATCGACGGTGCTAAACAGACGTTTTCTTACAATAGTTCCTACTGGACATCAAAAACGACTTTCAACGAAGATTTCATCGAGTTCGATGGCAACGAAACTAAATTGGCCTCGTTTTGGTCTCTTCCTTTTGAAGAACTTCTGCTTGGCATGAAAACCGGCAGCACTCTTCGCTGGATTACGGTTCAGAAAAAAGCCATATCTCTACGGAGTATTATTCTTGGTAACACTTTTCAGTCCACTGAAATCGGTTGTGAAGTGTGGAAAAGTCTTGTTCCCGATTCATCACTTCAGCGCTACTGTAACAAG GAGGGATTCAATGTCCAGTTTGGTAATGATGATAGAGTTCGAATCGGAATCAGTTCTAATGATCAAAATGACTGCAATAGCAACGACTCTTGGTTAGGCTTTGGTGGCTTTTCCAGAAATGCACCATGCGGCCTTCCTGATTCCAGTGACCTTATTACCTGTGGAAATTCGGCCGGCTGTTCTCCTGATAACGGAGACAAAATCATAGCTTCGATAGGATATATCTTTGCACGTTGA
- the LOC136200356 gene encoding replication protein A 70 kDa DNA-binding subunit-like isoform X2: MAESLSRGAIQNVIEGRTPQSPVLQILNMKKAQSTTQESADQKDRYRLLVSDGETTLNAIMATQLNHLVSSNELERFAVFRLKKYVSNEVNGRKLLVILEADVIQKGSVVNRCLGNPASGNETVAKPPAPRSSRPTASLPKPLTPFSGSKAGSSFTTSLPSRSPKLGDHSPRIFPIKNLNPYQTKWTIRARVTNISPLKTWSNSRGDGQLFSVDLVDESDEIRGTAFNDEARKFYPLIRKGQMYYISRCQLRPANKKYTSIKNDYELYFSPETTVEPCSDFAGNVPEVRYDFVEIKKIEDVPKDSMIDVLGILTSIGESVQITARSSGRQVTKRDMVLMDKTGAVTTTIWGEDAASFDGESDSVVAIKGARVSDFGGRCLSISSAGSMTVDPSVSEATSLKQWYKDRGQAAPMKSISSGLQEPRSSEFKILSQIKSEGLGQTDKPDYFSVKAMVVFYRKDNCLYKSCPLPDQHYKVVEAGGGAYQCERLDRTFDSFKWRFILQLHIADFSGEQWISCFNETSETLLGISSEKLGNLKETNEIAFDQVFTDAVFKVYNFRLRVKLETYNDEQRIKCVCFGVSPLNFQQEAVALMDGIKRLEAI; the protein is encoded by the exons ATGGCGGAGTCTCTTTCCCGTGGAGCCATCCAG AATGTAATTGAAGGTCGAACGCCGCAATCACCCGTCTTACAGATCCTC AACATGAAGAAGGCCCAGTCGACGACGCAGGAAAGCGCTGATCAAAAGGATCGCTACAG GCTACTCGTTTCtgacggcgaaacgacgctgaACG CTATAATGGCCACTCAGCTCAACCATCTCGTTTCGAGCAACGAACTCGAACGcttcgccgtctttcgtCTCAAAAAATACGTTTCTAACGAAGTGAACGGTCGAAA GCTTCTTGTCATTCTTGaggctgacgtcattcagaAAGGGTCGGTTGTGAATCGGTGTTTGGGCAACCCTGCATCTGGCAACGAGACGGTTGCTAAGCCACCAGCACCAA GGTCAAGTAGGCCAACAGCTTCACTTCCCAAGCCTCTCACGCCATTTTCTG GTTCTAAGGCAGGGAGTAGTTTCACGACGTCATT ACCTTCTCGCTCGCCCAAATTGGGCGACCATTCGCCGCGAATTTTTCCCATCAAGAATCTCAATCCGTATCAAACGAAGTGGACAATTCGAGCTCGAGTCACAAACATATCGCCGCTGAAAACGTGGAGCAATTCTCGTGGCGACGGGCAGCTCTTTTCAGTTGATCTCGTCGATGAGTCG GATGAAATTCGAGGAACTGCTTTCAATGATGAAGCCAGAAAATTCTATCCTCTTATCCGAAAGGGCCAG ATGTACTACATTTCTCGCTGTCAGCTGCGACCAGCCAACAAAAAGTACACTTCTATTAAGAACGACTACGAGCTCTACTTTTCTCCAGAAACGACCGTTGAACCT TGCTCTGATTTTGCTGGAAACGTTCCCGAAGTGCGTTACGACTTCGTGGAGATCAAGAAGATCGAAGACGTGCCCAAAGACAGCATGATCG ACGTGCTTGGTATTTTGACGTCCATCGGAGAATCCGTTCAAATCACGGCTCGATCTAGCGGACGCCAG GTGACAAAAAGAGATATGGTTCTGATGGACAAAACCGGTGCCGTGACAACAACGATCTGGGGCGAAGAT GCTGCTTCCTTTGACGGAGAAAGCGACTCGGTTGTTGCCATTAAGGGAGCCAGAGTGTCTGACTTTGGCG GTCGTTGTCTGTCGATTTCATCTGCCGGATCGATGACTGTGGACCCTTCTGTTTCAGAAGCTACGTCACTGAAGCAGTG GTACAAAGACCGAGGCCAAGCTGCTCCAATGAAGTCTATATCTAGTGGTCTACAAGAGc CTCGTAGCTCCGAGTTCAAAATTCTTTCACAGATCAAAAGCGAAGGTTTAGGTCAAACTGACAAG CCTGACTACTTTTCAGTCAAAGCGATGGTCGTTTTTTATAGGAAGGACAACTGCCTGTACAAG TCTTGTCCTTTGCCTGATCAACACTACAAGGTTGTCGAAGCGGGTGGAGGTGCATATCAATGCGAGAGGCTCGATCGAACCTTTGATTCGTTCAAGTGGCGTTTCATATTGCAG CTGCACATCGCTGACTTCAGTGGGGAGCAGTGGATCTCCTGTTTCAACGAGACGAGCGAGACGTTGCTTGGAATATCATCAGAGAAGCTTGGAAATTTGAAAGAGACA AATGAAATAGCCTTTGATCAGGTCTTCACTGATGCAGTTTTCAAGGTCTACAACTTCCGTCTTCGTGTCAAATTGGAAACGTACAAC GATGAGCAACGTATCAAGTGCGTTTGCTTTGGAGTATCTCCACTGAATTTCCAGCAGGAAGCCGTGGCTCTGATGGACGGAATCAAACGATTGGAAGCAATCTGA
- the LOC136183704 gene encoding uncharacterized protein isoform X2 has protein sequence MSFCAQDSFKNIEETCSIINSGRLRNHRAVVQYCMDKIWRRFGLSKDKPAPSCLALRQFSGKYWIKPSTSPSPFKTYCRVGGWTLIMKIDGAKQTFSYNSSYWTSKTTFNEDFIEFDGNETKLASFWSLPFEELLLGMKTGSTLRWITVQKKAISLRSIILGNTFQSTEIGCEVWKSLVPDSSLQRYCNKEGFNVQFGNDDRVRIGISSNDQNDCNSNDSWLGFGGFSRNAPCGLPDSSDLITCGNSAGCSPDNGDKIIASIGYIFAR, from the exons ATGTCGTTTTGCGCCCAAGACTCCTTCAAAAACATCGAAGAAACGTGCTCAATAATAAACAGTG GACGGCTTCGTAACCATCGAGCCGTCGTTCAATACTGCATGGACAAAATATGGCGACGTTTCGGCTTGTCCAAAGACAAGCCGGCTCCTTCCTGCTTAGCTCTACGCCAATTCAGTGGCAAATATTGGATCAAACCTTCCACATCGCCTTCGCCATTCAAA ACGTACTGCAGAGTTGGGGGATGGACTCTGATTATGAAGATCGACGGTGCTAAACAGACGTTTTCTTACAATAGTTCCTACTGGACATCAAAAACGACTTTCAACGAAGATTTCATCGAGTTCGATGGCAACGAAACTAAATTGGCCTCGTTTTGGTCTCTTCCTTTTGAAGAACTTCTGCTTGGCATGAAAACCGGCAGCACTCTTCGCTGGATTACGGTTCAGAAAAAAGCCATATCTCTACGGAGTATTATTCTTGGTAACACTTTTCAGTCCACTGAAATCGGTTGTGAAGTGTGGAAAAGTCTTGTTCCCGATTCATCACTTCAGCGCTACTGTAACAAG GAGGGATTCAATGTCCAGTTTGGTAATGATGATAGAGTTCGAATCGGAATCAGTTCTAATGATCAAAATGACTGCAATAGCAACGACTCTTGGTTAGGCTTTGGTGGCTTTTCCAGAAATGCACCATGCGGCCTTCCTGATTCCAGTGACCTTATTACCTGTGGAAATTCGGCCGGCTGTTCTCCTGATAACGGAGACAAAATCATAGCTTCGATAGGATATATCTTTGCACGTTGA
- the LOC136200356 gene encoding replication protein A 70 kDa DNA-binding subunit-like isoform X1, with amino-acid sequence MAESLSRGAIQNVIEGRTPQSPVLQILNMKKAQSTTQESADQKDRYRLLVSDGETTLNAIMATQLNHLVSSNELERFAVFRLKKYVSNEVNGRKLLVILEADVIQKGSVVNRCLGNPASGNETVAKPPAPSNPGSSRPTASLPKPLTPFSGSKAGSSFTTSLPSRSPKLGDHSPRIFPIKNLNPYQTKWTIRARVTNISPLKTWSNSRGDGQLFSVDLVDESDEIRGTAFNDEARKFYPLIRKGQMYYISRCQLRPANKKYTSIKNDYELYFSPETTVEPCSDFAGNVPEVRYDFVEIKKIEDVPKDSMIDVLGILTSIGESVQITARSSGRQVTKRDMVLMDKTGAVTTTIWGEDAASFDGESDSVVAIKGARVSDFGGRCLSISSAGSMTVDPSVSEATSLKQWYKDRGQAAPMKSISSGLQEPRSSEFKILSQIKSEGLGQTDKPDYFSVKAMVVFYRKDNCLYKSCPLPDQHYKVVEAGGGAYQCERLDRTFDSFKWRFILQLHIADFSGEQWISCFNETSETLLGISSEKLGNLKETNEIAFDQVFTDAVFKVYNFRLRVKLETYNDEQRIKCVCFGVSPLNFQQEAVALMDGIKRLEAI; translated from the exons ATGGCGGAGTCTCTTTCCCGTGGAGCCATCCAG AATGTAATTGAAGGTCGAACGCCGCAATCACCCGTCTTACAGATCCTC AACATGAAGAAGGCCCAGTCGACGACGCAGGAAAGCGCTGATCAAAAGGATCGCTACAG GCTACTCGTTTCtgacggcgaaacgacgctgaACG CTATAATGGCCACTCAGCTCAACCATCTCGTTTCGAGCAACGAACTCGAACGcttcgccgtctttcgtCTCAAAAAATACGTTTCTAACGAAGTGAACGGTCGAAA GCTTCTTGTCATTCTTGaggctgacgtcattcagaAAGGGTCGGTTGTGAATCGGTGTTTGGGCAACCCTGCATCTGGCAACGAGACGGTTGCTAAGCCACCAGCACCAAGTAACCCAG GGTCAAGTAGGCCAACAGCTTCACTTCCCAAGCCTCTCACGCCATTTTCTG GTTCTAAGGCAGGGAGTAGTTTCACGACGTCATT ACCTTCTCGCTCGCCCAAATTGGGCGACCATTCGCCGCGAATTTTTCCCATCAAGAATCTCAATCCGTATCAAACGAAGTGGACAATTCGAGCTCGAGTCACAAACATATCGCCGCTGAAAACGTGGAGCAATTCTCGTGGCGACGGGCAGCTCTTTTCAGTTGATCTCGTCGATGAGTCG GATGAAATTCGAGGAACTGCTTTCAATGATGAAGCCAGAAAATTCTATCCTCTTATCCGAAAGGGCCAG ATGTACTACATTTCTCGCTGTCAGCTGCGACCAGCCAACAAAAAGTACACTTCTATTAAGAACGACTACGAGCTCTACTTTTCTCCAGAAACGACCGTTGAACCT TGCTCTGATTTTGCTGGAAACGTTCCCGAAGTGCGTTACGACTTCGTGGAGATCAAGAAGATCGAAGACGTGCCCAAAGACAGCATGATCG ACGTGCTTGGTATTTTGACGTCCATCGGAGAATCCGTTCAAATCACGGCTCGATCTAGCGGACGCCAG GTGACAAAAAGAGATATGGTTCTGATGGACAAAACCGGTGCCGTGACAACAACGATCTGGGGCGAAGAT GCTGCTTCCTTTGACGGAGAAAGCGACTCGGTTGTTGCCATTAAGGGAGCCAGAGTGTCTGACTTTGGCG GTCGTTGTCTGTCGATTTCATCTGCCGGATCGATGACTGTGGACCCTTCTGTTTCAGAAGCTACGTCACTGAAGCAGTG GTACAAAGACCGAGGCCAAGCTGCTCCAATGAAGTCTATATCTAGTGGTCTACAAGAGc CTCGTAGCTCCGAGTTCAAAATTCTTTCACAGATCAAAAGCGAAGGTTTAGGTCAAACTGACAAG CCTGACTACTTTTCAGTCAAAGCGATGGTCGTTTTTTATAGGAAGGACAACTGCCTGTACAAG TCTTGTCCTTTGCCTGATCAACACTACAAGGTTGTCGAAGCGGGTGGAGGTGCATATCAATGCGAGAGGCTCGATCGAACCTTTGATTCGTTCAAGTGGCGTTTCATATTGCAG CTGCACATCGCTGACTTCAGTGGGGAGCAGTGGATCTCCTGTTTCAACGAGACGAGCGAGACGTTGCTTGGAATATCATCAGAGAAGCTTGGAAATTTGAAAGAGACA AATGAAATAGCCTTTGATCAGGTCTTCACTGATGCAGTTTTCAAGGTCTACAACTTCCGTCTTCGTGTCAAATTGGAAACGTACAAC GATGAGCAACGTATCAAGTGCGTTTGCTTTGGAGTATCTCCACTGAATTTCCAGCAGGAAGCCGTGGCTCTGATGGACGGAATCAAACGATTGGAAGCAATCTGA
- the LOC136200386 gene encoding GATOR1 complex protein NPRL3-like, giving the protein MTAPLSVFLVTCGSRGDRLLFRYPHQSPIDAPQRAKALNRNPYALRDPDDGSESIRSPGVELSEYPGDVLAGLLTPKVPMCDQKFQLTVDKVTFVGHPSFSAGTAQGLLSSKSNFQFNIVFALPADASNCIILAYHDFVKRISIAFSREERRCGFMSSQTAMMFAVQDEVSAKLHNAQLGQDIKGTAPLEDSTTFSLILDRCALAQTLQRAFTGLSTEKKVKLLINDWINISFILPEPALSVYKNQMTNLSLNEWMNGCNIRPYHAVLLTQTIEEASSSLPYEASQCLKRLIQISSPLKSLQTLSQDADLPLCQVFELVAHLVYWQKAITVYPLCESNVYVLSPLADTTRFSHLVEEFVLTFESMYLPVWLSKFSLPTPLGEHQQLLGDDETQNEKLVQIVAWMLKRRLLIQLHTYVHLVPVTESDLGSRPVFEIGGESVEHSTSTSISKARSPSPEANERKGTRGSVSEWSELSSIQEDEEENGDETRHLLSHLSPSLREKVLQVQSASDEDDLRLFAKLCRYFDGKHHLEEIMYYENITRSQLLTILDKFGEIVITCTHSEVEV; this is encoded by the exons ATGACAGCGCCACTGAGCGTTTTCTTGGTGACGTGCGGCAGCAGAGGCGACCGATTGCTATTTCGGTATCCGCACCAGTCGCCAATCGACGCTCCTCAGCGCGCGAAAG CTCTCAATCGAAATCCGTACGCCTTGCGAGATCCCGATGACGG CTCCGAGTCGATTCGTAGTCCGGGCGTGGAATTGTCCGA ATATCCTGGGGATGTTCTCGCCGGTCTTTTGACTCCCAAAGTTCCCATGTGCGATCAGAAATTTCAACTCACCGTGGATAAGGTGACGTTTGTCGGTCATCCTTCTTTCTCCGCTGGAACAGCGCAG GGTCTGTTATCTTCAAAGTCGAATTTCCAATTTAATATCGTCTTTGCTCTGCCT GCTGATGCATCCAATTGCATAATTCTCGCCTATCATGATTTTGTGAAACGGATATCGATTGCTTTCTCTCGTGAAGAACGACG ATGTGGTTTCATGAGCAGCCAAACGGCAATGATGTTTGCCGTGCAAGACGAAGTGTCCGCCAAATTGCACAATGCCCAACTTGGGCAAGACATCAAAG gtACGGCTCCATTGGAGGATTCCACTACGTTCTCTTTGATACTGGACCGATGTGCTTTGGCTCAGACGTTGCAAAGAGCGTTCACTGG ACTCTCAACTGAGAAGAAAGTGAAATTGCTTATCAATGATTGGATTAACATTAGTTTCATATTACCGGAGCCGGCTCTCAGCGTTTACAAAAACCAAATGACA AACCTCTCCCTCAACGAGTGGATGAACGGGTGCAATATAAG GCCTTACCATGCGGTGTTGCTGACGCAGACTATTGAAGAGGCGAGCTCCTCTCTCCCGTACGAAGCTTCTCAATGCCTGAAGAGACTGATTCAGATCAGTTCTCCTCTCAAAAG TTTACAGACTCTTTCTCAGGATGCTGATCTTCCTTTATGTCAG GTCTTTGAATTGGTTGCTCATCTTGTCTATTGGCAGAAGGCCATCACGGTGTATCCTCTTTGTGAAAGCAACGTTTACGTCTTGTCTCCTTTGGCAGATACGACAAG ATTTTCTCATCTCGTAGAAGAGTTTGTACTGACGTTTGAAAGCATGTATCTTCCCGTTTGGCTATCGAAGTTTTCCCTTCCCACTCCTCTTGGAGAACACCAGCAGCTTTtaggagacgacgaaacgcaA AACGAAAAACTGGTTCAGATCGTTGCCTGGATGCTAAAACGGCGTCTTTTGATTCAG TTACACACGTATGTTCATCTGGTTCCAGTCACGGAATCTGACTTGGGCAGTCGTCCCGTCTTCGAAATTGGCGGCGAGAGTGTGGAGCACAGCACTAGTACTAGTATCAGCAAAGCGAGGAGTCCCTCTCCAGAAGCCAATGAAAGGAAGGGAACGAGAGGGAGCGTGTCCGAGTGGAGCGAGCTGAGCAGTATCCAAGAAGATGAGGAAGAGAATGGAGACGAAACTCGGCACTTGCTTTCTCACTTGTCTCCTAGCCTAAGAGAGAAAGTTCTTCAAGTGCAATCCGCTAGTGATGAAGACGACCTGCGGCTATTTGCCAA ATTGTGCCGCTATTTCGACGGTAAGCATCACTTGGAAGAGATTATGTACTACGAGAACATCACGCGGTCACAGCTGCTGACCATTTTAGACAAGTTCGGCGAAATAGTCATCACGTGCACTCACTCAGAGGTCGAAGTCTAG
- the LOC136183704 gene encoding uncharacterized protein isoform X1 has product MSFCAQDSFKNIEETCSIINSGTQTYFSLQISIDNESSQIGRLRNHRAVVQYCMDKIWRRFGLSKDKPAPSCLALRQFSGKYWIKPSTSPSPFKTYCRVGGWTLIMKIDGAKQTFSYNSSYWTSKTTFNEDFIEFDGNETKLASFWSLPFEELLLGMKTGSTLRWITVQKKAISLRSIILGNTFQSTEIGCEVWKSLVPDSSLQRYCNKEGFNVQFGNDDRVRIGISSNDQNDCNSNDSWLGFGGFSRNAPCGLPDSSDLITCGNSAGCSPDNGDKIIASIGYIFAR; this is encoded by the exons ATGTCGTTTTGCGCCCAAGACTCCTTCAAAAACATCGAAGAAACGTGCTCAATAATAAACAGTGGTACTCAAACCTATTTTTCACTGCAAATCAGCATTGACAATGAATCATCCCAAATAGGACGGCTTCGTAACCATCGAGCCGTCGTTCAATACTGCATGGACAAAATATGGCGACGTTTCGGCTTGTCCAAAGACAAGCCGGCTCCTTCCTGCTTAGCTCTACGCCAATTCAGTGGCAAATATTGGATCAAACCTTCCACATCGCCTTCGCCATTCAAA ACGTACTGCAGAGTTGGGGGATGGACTCTGATTATGAAGATCGACGGTGCTAAACAGACGTTTTCTTACAATAGTTCCTACTGGACATCAAAAACGACTTTCAACGAAGATTTCATCGAGTTCGATGGCAACGAAACTAAATTGGCCTCGTTTTGGTCTCTTCCTTTTGAAGAACTTCTGCTTGGCATGAAAACCGGCAGCACTCTTCGCTGGATTACGGTTCAGAAAAAAGCCATATCTCTACGGAGTATTATTCTTGGTAACACTTTTCAGTCCACTGAAATCGGTTGTGAAGTGTGGAAAAGTCTTGTTCCCGATTCATCACTTCAGCGCTACTGTAACAAG GAGGGATTCAATGTCCAGTTTGGTAATGATGATAGAGTTCGAATCGGAATCAGTTCTAATGATCAAAATGACTGCAATAGCAACGACTCTTGGTTAGGCTTTGGTGGCTTTTCCAGAAATGCACCATGCGGCCTTCCTGATTCCAGTGACCTTATTACCTGTGGAAATTCGGCCGGCTGTTCTCCTGATAACGGAGACAAAATCATAGCTTCGATAGGATATATCTTTGCACGTTGA